One window from the genome of Thermithiobacillus plumbiphilus encodes:
- a CDS encoding sigma-70 family RNA polymerase sigma factor, which produces MNCLMSAWDKHERELRGWLRSRLGNPHDTEDMLQDLFLKAMRQDEKFCEIANARAWLFEVVRNAVADRLRMKKEQVELPDDLAAELEETPAIESLAACLPRALSELSEEDRDAITRCDLDGMSQEDYARLKDLTLPGAKSRVQRARKRLREHLSDACQVKFDDAGKACCFVPRDAKT; this is translated from the coding sequence ATGAACTGCTTGATGAGCGCCTGGGACAAGCACGAACGCGAACTGCGCGGCTGGCTACGCAGCCGGCTGGGCAATCCGCACGATACCGAGGACATGCTGCAGGATCTGTTTCTCAAGGCCATGCGCCAGGACGAGAAATTCTGCGAAATCGCCAATGCCCGCGCTTGGCTGTTCGAGGTGGTCAGGAATGCGGTGGCTGATCGCCTGCGCATGAAGAAGGAACAGGTGGAACTGCCGGACGATCTGGCGGCCGAACTGGAAGAAACGCCCGCCATCGAGTCGCTTGCCGCCTGCCTGCCGCGCGCGCTGTCCGAACTATCGGAGGAAGACCGCGACGCCATCACCCGTTGCGACCTCGACGGCATGAGTCAGGAGGATTATGCGCGTCTCAAGGACCTCACCCTGCCTGGTGCCAAGTCGCGCGTGCAGCGAGCCCGCAAGCGTCTGCGCGAACACCTGAGCGATGCCTGCCAAGTGAAATTCGACGACGCGGGCAAGGCCTGCTGCTTCGTCCCGCGCGACGCCAAAACCTGA
- a CDS encoding MBL fold metallo-hydrolase has translation MFRQTLSILLGAFMALTALAAHADAALGAKYHPHAEKVINNVYAIVGPLGQRSAENDGLNANYGFIVTREGVILIDSGPSRLGAQKLEAAVRKVTEQPVRWVINTGSQDHRWLGNDYFAAQGAEVVAMQRTAATQAEDATQQMQGLERFLGARLAGTKPLPATKTLAGDHATLTLGGIKLELAYTDTHYPGDARVWLPKQRVMFSGDLVYVDRLLAVLPWSSVKNGQKAFKALAALKPMRIVPGHGRVCDLAQAQRETGDYYDFLAEKVGTAAREMEPMDATLDRYADVPAFRHLKNYSDLHRANMNRAFTQFESQ, from the coding sequence ATGTTCCGACAAACCCTATCGATCCTCCTCGGTGCCTTCATGGCCTTGACTGCGCTGGCCGCGCACGCCGACGCCGCACTGGGCGCCAAATACCATCCACACGCGGAAAAGGTCATCAACAACGTCTACGCGATCGTCGGCCCGCTGGGCCAGCGCAGCGCGGAGAACGACGGCCTCAACGCCAACTACGGCTTCATCGTCACGCGTGAAGGCGTGATCCTAATCGACTCCGGTCCAAGCCGGCTGGGCGCGCAGAAACTCGAAGCCGCCGTGCGCAAGGTGACCGAGCAGCCGGTGCGTTGGGTTATCAACACCGGCAGCCAGGACCACCGCTGGCTCGGCAACGACTACTTCGCGGCACAGGGCGCCGAGGTCGTCGCCATGCAGCGTACTGCGGCCACCCAGGCGGAAGATGCAACCCAGCAGATGCAGGGTCTCGAACGCTTCCTCGGCGCGCGGCTCGCCGGCACGAAGCCCTTGCCCGCCACCAAGACGCTGGCGGGCGACCACGCCACGCTCACCCTCGGCGGCATAAAGCTCGAACTCGCCTACACCGACACCCACTACCCGGGCGACGCCAGGGTGTGGTTACCCAAGCAGCGTGTCATGTTCAGCGGTGATCTGGTCTATGTGGACCGTCTGCTGGCCGTATTGCCCTGGTCCAGCGTGAAGAACGGCCAGAAGGCGTTCAAGGCGCTCGCCGCGCTCAAGCCCATGCGCATCGTGCCCGGCCACGGCCGCGTGTGCGACCTGGCGCAGGCGCAGCGTGAGACCGGCGACTACTACGACTTCCTGGCCGAGAAAGTCGGCACCGCCGCGCGCGAGATGGAGCCGATGGATGCCACGCTCGACCGCTACGCCGACGTGCCTGCGTTCCGCCACCTGAAGAACTACAGTGACCTGCACCGCGCCAACATGAACCGCGCATTCACCCAGTTCGAGTCGCAATAA
- a CDS encoding PepSY-associated TM helix domain-containing protein yields MAIRAWILRLHRWLGLALFALLTLQCASGVLIQFGSDIERFILPEVMRAATPGTALALETQATRAAQLGIGTTTAQAAGYVATRVIPGVPAESVTMVRMESATAEPREIEVFVDPVSGAVHGWRDHDARGLDRLHLMPTLNDLHTELLSGEAAQSLLAVVAALWLPLAAAGVFITLPRRFAWARWKRMWAIRNVDTDAHRASGLWLSAFALILAATTVLMVFDDEVFGDIRYPADTRAAQAIGFDAAAQRAQIALGVEATQYRPRVIRHEAGDGRYRVELRHAAQGTWQRPDERIYLAATDGAVIGRQGWLAASGAQQLRALSLFAHTGEILGLAGRWLFVVAGLALATHFVFGFRGWLRRRRARLQDQALPQV; encoded by the coding sequence ATGGCGATACGTGCCTGGATATTGCGGTTGCACCGCTGGCTAGGGCTGGCGCTGTTTGCGCTGCTGACGCTGCAGTGCGCCAGCGGCGTGCTGATCCAGTTCGGATCGGACATCGAGCGCTTCATCCTGCCGGAGGTTATGCGCGCCGCCACGCCGGGCACAGCGCTTGCGCTTGAGACTCAGGCCACGCGCGCCGCACAGCTCGGTATCGGCACGACGACGGCGCAAGCGGCGGGCTATGTCGCTACGCGGGTGATTCCCGGCGTGCCCGCCGAGTCGGTCACGATGGTGCGTATGGAATCGGCCACGGCCGAGCCGCGCGAGATCGAGGTCTTCGTCGATCCTGTCAGCGGCGCGGTTCATGGCTGGCGCGACCACGACGCGCGCGGCCTCGACCGGCTGCATCTGATGCCCACGCTCAATGACCTGCACACCGAACTCTTGAGCGGCGAAGCAGCGCAGAGTCTGCTGGCGGTCGTGGCAGCGCTGTGGCTGCCGCTGGCGGCGGCGGGCGTGTTCATCACCCTGCCGCGGCGCTTCGCGTGGGCCCGGTGGAAGCGCATGTGGGCCATCCGCAACGTCGACACCGACGCGCATCGCGCAAGCGGGCTATGGCTGTCGGCCTTCGCGCTCATATTGGCCGCGACGACCGTGCTGATGGTGTTCGACGACGAGGTTTTCGGCGACATCCGCTACCCTGCCGACACCCGGGCCGCTCAGGCAATCGGCTTCGATGCGGCGGCGCAGCGCGCGCAAATAGCGCTGGGCGTCGAGGCCACGCAGTATCGGCCACGCGTAATCCGTCATGAAGCGGGCGACGGCCGCTACCGTGTCGAACTGCGGCACGCCGCTCAAGGAACGTGGCAGCGGCCCGACGAGCGTATCTATCTCGCCGCCACCGATGGTGCGGTGATCGGCCGCCAAGGCTGGCTCGCCGCCTCCGGCGCGCAACAACTGCGTGCGCTGTCCTTGTTCGCGCATACCGGCGAAATCCTCGGGCTTGCCGGGCGGTGGCTGTTCGTTGTCGCCGGGCTGGCCCTGGCGACCCATTTCGTGTTCGGCTTCCGGGGCTGGTTGCGGCGCAGGCGTGCGCGGCTACAGGACCAGGCGCTGCCCCAGGTTTGA
- a CDS encoding TonB-dependent receptor, translating to METQLIKQFFCQSATISFILSALPLWVAHSQAHASEVTLEPVIVTATIENSAQRAANVEVDSANAMSVIGSKQLAQYGEQSLGDALRRVPGVTFDGANRAREVRLRGLPSQYTQVLINGRRLLDGNSRRTVELDRIPTGLVERVEVIRAPRASMDAQGVAGTINIVLKDGAQLPTQITVGAGHLESNGAQGEAGLVTGGARGALEYSLAFNAQRFRRSESKNVYEYDGDGAPTGATLNENQRHFDQVTFAPRLSLAVSDDTRLRFEPIYTRIQETWDDDIDTPLKADLVTHDRVTAERLERARQTYGIYTAVEHKLGDRSDFLVGLDAQRAKVDTDRDEVRFNTNSTINRERQRFELIEMTSLRPEAVLSLRRGDHAMRFGVEGSRETHDENNGEVTNGVPAAPRADRIFAIEEQRLAAWAEDDWQVGDRLRANYGLRHERSETTTEDFFGDKRRRDASFLLPSMNLVYALQPSTDLRFGVARTLRRPDLRTLSPATESNAGTAADPDRQGNPDQRPESVWGVDTGLYHYFAQQRGQVSLNAFARRFSDKIEDVVRNEAGRFVSIPENVGKGRATGLEATGRVPLDGIGLDAVTLWGNAVYTRSRVDESGGAGRPFLDQPDVVANLGVDYQVPAWRTVFGFAVNWTAPIDQAQRLSGGGRLDSDIDARTRVDLTMRTEISRAAVFSLSLTNLLGETEEREDRVFDAAGSPQSLARTSEPTYRAIYARLNWSF from the coding sequence CGAGGTCGATTCGGCCAACGCGATGTCGGTGATCGGTTCGAAGCAACTCGCGCAGTACGGGGAGCAGTCGCTCGGCGACGCCCTGCGCCGCGTGCCGGGCGTGACCTTCGACGGCGCCAACCGGGCGCGCGAAGTGCGTCTGCGCGGCCTGCCCAGTCAATACACGCAGGTGCTGATCAACGGGCGACGTCTGCTCGACGGCAATTCACGCCGCACCGTCGAGCTCGACCGTATCCCGACCGGACTGGTCGAGCGCGTCGAGGTGATCCGCGCGCCGCGCGCAAGCATGGACGCCCAAGGCGTAGCCGGCACCATCAACATCGTGCTCAAGGACGGGGCCCAGTTGCCGACGCAGATCACGGTCGGTGCTGGTCATCTGGAGAGCAACGGCGCACAGGGCGAAGCGGGTCTGGTCACGGGCGGCGCCAGGGGCGCACTCGAATACTCGCTGGCCTTCAACGCACAGCGCTTCCGTCGTTCGGAAAGCAAGAATGTCTACGAGTACGACGGCGACGGCGCCCCAACCGGCGCGACACTGAACGAAAACCAGCGCCACTTCGACCAGGTGACGTTCGCGCCGCGCCTGAGCCTGGCCGTGAGCGACGATACACGCTTGCGCTTCGAGCCGATCTACACGCGCATCCAGGAGACGTGGGACGATGATATCGATACGCCGCTCAAGGCTGACCTGGTCACCCATGACCGCGTCACCGCCGAACGGCTCGAACGCGCGCGCCAGACCTATGGCATCTATACGGCGGTCGAGCACAAGCTGGGCGACCGCTCCGACTTTCTGGTCGGCCTCGACGCGCAGCGCGCCAAGGTCGACACCGACCGCGACGAGGTGCGATTCAATACCAACAGCACGATCAACCGCGAGCGTCAGCGCTTCGAACTGATCGAGATGACGTCGTTGCGCCCCGAGGCGGTGCTGTCGCTGCGCCGGGGCGACCATGCGATGCGCTTCGGTGTCGAAGGTAGCCGCGAGACCCACGACGAAAACAACGGTGAAGTCACCAACGGCGTGCCCGCGGCGCCACGCGCCGACCGAATCTTCGCGATCGAGGAGCAGCGTCTGGCCGCGTGGGCCGAAGACGATTGGCAGGTTGGCGATCGTCTGCGGGCCAACTACGGCCTGCGCCACGAGCGCTCGGAGACCACGACCGAGGATTTCTTCGGCGACAAGCGGCGGCGAGATGCAAGCTTCTTGCTTCCATCGATGAATCTGGTGTATGCCCTTCAGCCCTCGACCGACTTGCGCTTCGGCGTCGCGCGCACGCTACGCCGGCCTGACCTGCGCACGCTGTCGCCGGCCACCGAATCGAACGCCGGCACGGCGGCCGACCCGGACCGCCAGGGCAATCCCGACCAGCGTCCCGAATCGGTGTGGGGGGTCGACACGGGTTTGTATCACTACTTCGCGCAACAGCGCGGCCAAGTGTCGCTGAATGCCTTCGCGCGCCGCTTCTCGGACAAGATCGAGGACGTCGTGCGCAACGAGGCAGGGCGCTTCGTGTCGATCCCGGAGAACGTCGGCAAGGGGCGCGCTACCGGGCTCGAAGCGACCGGCCGCGTGCCGCTCGACGGCATCGGGCTGGATGCGGTGACGCTGTGGGGCAACGCGGTCTACACCCGCTCCCGCGTCGACGAGAGCGGCGGCGCCGGCCGGCCTTTCCTCGATCAGCCTGATGTGGTCGCCAACCTCGGCGTTGACTATCAGGTGCCGGCATGGCGGACGGTGTTCGGGTTCGCGGTGAACTGGACCGCGCCCATCGACCAGGCACAACGTCTGTCCGGCGGCGGCCGCCTCGACAGCGACATTGACGCGCGTACCCGCGTGGACCTGACGATGCGCACCGAGATATCGCGCGCCGCGGTTTTTTCGCTCAGCCTGACCAACCTGCTGGGCGAGACCGAGGAGCGCGAGGACCGCGTGTTCGACGCCGCAGGCAGCCCGCAGTCGCTGGCGCGTACGTCCGAGCCGACCTACCGCGCCATCTACGCGCGGCTGAACTGGAGTTTCTAA